A single genomic interval of Rhodopseudomonas palustris harbors:
- a CDS encoding NAD(+)--dinitrogen-reductase ADP-D-ribosyltransferase — translation MSEDGSIGHSSNLVGVPMRFLTGVGFNDAPVPLHIAGVREMNPSLFEMLGQARDLAEAGEAFACYMTALFGIDAEQRVRGRDGRRRFRSSYLDLIKGWGFDSNGAEGAVLKGWVESRFGLFPTFHKEPIRRIASPVWTVYVEQKMSSRFHNNAIFVQLDLLYEFCQWALTHFAATGSTHITLYRGVNGFDEHQVVERLDKRHCIIRLNNLTSFTSDRGVADCFGDTILTVRVPVAKVLFFNKLLAAHPLKGEGEYLVIGGDYRVTASYF, via the coding sequence GTGAGCGAAGACGGCAGCATCGGGCATTCCAGCAACCTCGTCGGCGTGCCGATGCGGTTTCTCACTGGCGTCGGCTTCAACGACGCGCCGGTCCCGCTGCATATCGCCGGCGTGCGCGAGATGAACCCCAGCCTGTTCGAAATGCTGGGGCAAGCGCGCGACCTCGCCGAAGCCGGTGAGGCGTTCGCCTGCTATATGACGGCGCTGTTCGGGATCGATGCCGAGCAGCGTGTCCGTGGCCGCGACGGCCGCCGACGCTTCCGTTCGTCCTATCTCGATCTGATCAAGGGCTGGGGTTTCGACAGCAACGGCGCCGAGGGTGCGGTGCTGAAGGGCTGGGTCGAGAGCCGGTTCGGGCTGTTTCCGACCTTTCACAAGGAGCCGATCCGGCGGATCGCCAGCCCGGTGTGGACGGTGTACGTCGAACAGAAGATGTCGAGCCGCTTCCACAACAACGCGATCTTCGTCCAGCTCGATCTTCTCTATGAATTCTGCCAGTGGGCACTGACGCATTTCGCCGCCACCGGCAGCACGCACATTACGCTGTATCGTGGCGTCAACGGCTTCGACGAGCATCAGGTCGTCGAGCGGCTCGACAAGCGGCACTGCATCATCCGGCTCAACAATCTGACGTCATTCACCTCCGACCGAGGTGTCGCCGATTGTTTCGGCGACACCATCCTGACCGTGCGGGTGCCGGTGGCGAAGGTCCTGTTTTTCAACAAGCTACTGGCTGCGCATCCGCTGAAGGGCGAGGGCGAGTATCTGGTGATCGGCGGCGACTATCGCGTCACCGCGAGCTACTTTTGA
- the draG gene encoding ADP-ribosyl-[dinitrogen reductase] hydrolase gives MTSPSLQDRALAAYLGFAIGDALGATVEFMTKSEIAARYGVHKDISGGGWLRLKPGQVTDDTEMSLALARSLIRCGGLELPDLCDEFAAWLKTGPVDVGSTCRRGIRRYITTGAMQGSYFEGDAGNGAAMRILPLALATYGRPEQAEAWTIAQAHITHHHPLSDAAALALVKMLQVLLAGEEQSAARVIADDLVQAHRVFGFTPYRGPATAYVVDTLRTVLHYYFSTGSFADCLIATVNQGDDADTTGALAGMLAGATYGFAAIPKRWLDRLDREVVTAIRGQVPKLLELAASAPR, from the coding sequence ATGACCTCGCCGAGCCTGCAGGACCGCGCGCTCGCCGCCTATTTGGGCTTTGCGATCGGCGACGCGCTCGGCGCCACCGTCGAGTTCATGACCAAGTCCGAGATTGCGGCACGCTACGGCGTGCACAAGGACATCAGCGGTGGCGGCTGGCTGCGGTTGAAGCCGGGGCAGGTGACCGACGACACCGAGATGTCGCTGGCGCTCGCTCGCTCGCTGATCCGCTGCGGCGGGCTGGAGCTGCCCGACCTGTGTGACGAGTTCGCCGCCTGGCTGAAGACAGGGCCCGTGGATGTCGGCAGCACCTGCCGCCGCGGCATCCGTCGTTACATCACCACCGGCGCGATGCAGGGAAGCTATTTCGAAGGCGATGCCGGCAATGGCGCGGCGATGCGGATCCTGCCGCTGGCCCTGGCTACTTACGGGCGACCGGAGCAGGCCGAAGCCTGGACCATCGCGCAGGCACACATCACCCACCATCACCCGCTGTCGGACGCCGCGGCACTCGCGCTGGTGAAGATGCTGCAGGTGCTGTTGGCGGGTGAGGAGCAAAGCGCCGCCCGCGTTATCGCCGACGATCTGGTCCAGGCTCACCGCGTTTTCGGCTTCACGCCGTATCGTGGCCCGGCCACCGCCTATGTGGTCGACACTCTGCGGACCGTGCTGCACTACTATTTCTCGACCGGCAGCTTTGCCGACTGCCTGATCGCCACCGTCAATCAGGGCGACGATGCCGACACCACCGGTGCGCTCGCCGGAATGCTCGCCGGCGCCACCTACGGTTTCGCCGCAATCCCGAAACGCTGGCTCGATCGGCTCGACCGCGAAGTCGTCACGGCGATCCGTGGTCAGGTGCCGAAGCTGTTGGAGTTGGCGGCCTCGGCGCCCCGTTAG
- a CDS encoding GrlR family regulatory protein yields MTDHLRGFYKAEFETARKKAHGVIFLHDGKIQGGDSTFLYSGAYSQSGLTVAGNLRGVRYSSDHSRLSVFGIEPFEITFDGVAKDGYVTIEGYAHETPSLPLKAILTRVDD; encoded by the coding sequence ATGACCGATCATCTTCGAGGGTTCTACAAGGCCGAGTTCGAGACGGCGCGAAAGAAGGCGCACGGTGTGATCTTCCTTCACGACGGCAAGATCCAGGGCGGCGACTCCACGTTCCTTTATTCCGGCGCCTATTCGCAGAGTGGACTAACGGTGGCCGGGAATCTGCGCGGGGTGCGCTACTCGTCGGATCATTCGCGGCTGTCGGTCTTCGGAATCGAGCCGTTCGAGATCACCTTCGATGGCGTCGCCAAGGACGGCTACGTCACGATCGAAGGCTACGCCCACGAGACGCCCAGCCTTCCACTGAAGGCCATCCTGACGCGTGTCGACGATTGA
- a CDS encoding transporter substrate-binding domain-containing protein, which produces MTKRLRIGVMFSTTGSYGAVGRTMLNGVMLGLSEVAASGSGPEIEPVIVNPGGDLSQYRALAHDLLASGVRQVVGCYTSSSRKEVIPCFEKHDGLLWYPSHYEGFESSDNVIYTGASPNQHVLPLVDYLAAKHGKRAFCIGSNYIWAWENNRIFREALIARGGTVLAERYLPVGDTDVDRVIAAILEQRPDFVFNNLIGTSAYAFFRAFRAACLSRGIDQAAEIPVASCTLAEPELAEIGAEAVDGHLSSSVYFASLAGAANDAFTQAYATKFPDAPPTSADAEACYIAVKLLAAALQQAGTDEAGAVRAAVADQRLIAPQGEVRIDPQTYHAWLTPRIGRSTAGGQFEVLLEAPEPIAPDPYLVQTSPRFAAAMRSPLLRLVKS; this is translated from the coding sequence ATGACGAAGCGGCTGCGCATCGGTGTGATGTTTTCGACGACCGGCTCCTACGGGGCGGTCGGACGCACCATGCTCAACGGCGTGATGCTCGGCCTCAGCGAAGTGGCAGCCAGCGGAAGCGGACCGGAGATCGAGCCGGTCATCGTCAATCCTGGCGGCGACCTGTCGCAGTATCGCGCGCTGGCACACGACCTGCTGGCCTCCGGCGTCCGGCAGGTGGTCGGCTGTTACACCTCGTCGAGCCGCAAAGAGGTGATTCCGTGCTTCGAAAAGCACGATGGCCTGTTGTGGTATCCGTCGCATTATGAGGGCTTCGAGAGCTCCGACAATGTCATCTACACCGGCGCCTCGCCGAACCAGCACGTGCTGCCGCTGGTCGATTACCTCGCCGCCAAGCACGGCAAGCGCGCGTTCTGCATCGGCTCGAACTATATCTGGGCGTGGGAGAACAACCGGATCTTCCGCGAAGCGTTGATCGCGCGCGGCGGCACGGTGCTGGCCGAGCGTTATCTTCCGGTCGGGGACACCGACGTCGATCGCGTCATCGCGGCGATCCTGGAGCAGCGTCCGGATTTCGTCTTCAACAATCTGATCGGCACCAGCGCCTATGCGTTCTTCCGCGCGTTTCGTGCCGCGTGCCTCTCGCGTGGCATCGACCAGGCTGCCGAGATCCCGGTGGCGAGCTGCACGCTTGCCGAGCCGGAGCTGGCCGAAATCGGCGCCGAGGCTGTCGACGGACATCTGTCGTCGAGCGTGTATTTTGCTTCGCTGGCAGGGGCGGCCAATGACGCGTTCACCCAAGCTTACGCGACGAAGTTTCCGGATGCGCCGCCGACTTCGGCGGATGCGGAGGCCTGCTACATCGCGGTCAAGCTGCTCGCCGCCGCTCTGCAACAGGCCGGCACCGACGAGGCCGGCGCCGTGCGCGCAGCGGTCGCCGATCAGCGCCTGATCGCTCCCCAGGGCGAGGTGCGGATCGATCCGCAGACCTATCACGCCTGGCTGACGCCGCGCATCGGCCGATCGACCGCGGGCGGTCAATTCGAAGTGCTGCTCGAAGCGCCGGAGCCGATCGCGCCTGATCCGTATCTGGTGCAAACCTCGCCGCGGTTTGCCGCCGCCATGCGTTCTCCATTGTTGAGGCTGGTGAAGTCATGA
- a CDS encoding ANTAR domain-containing response regulator — protein sequence MTFRLVQNFKGGRALVVMERTGREGALEPTLAKLGVSCEAVPIVDGRAQIDLASLTPDRDMLFVDGDLDGVLAIELNPLSQLPPVPVIGLVGVEAPSRLKALVNLGATAFLRKPVHGGAVYSALFMGVNQFLLRGGMQERLQTLEERRRGRRAVLRAVVQRMRDSGLDEDGAYDQIRRESMRVRQSLESYCEDLLSRRARPPDSTGHTGTPPLHRGDKRAM from the coding sequence ATGACCTTCCGACTGGTTCAGAACTTCAAGGGCGGCCGCGCGCTCGTGGTGATGGAGCGCACGGGCAGGGAAGGCGCACTGGAGCCGACGCTGGCCAAGCTCGGCGTCAGCTGCGAGGCCGTGCCGATCGTCGACGGGCGGGCTCAGATCGACCTCGCTTCGCTGACGCCTGATCGCGACATGCTGTTCGTCGATGGCGATCTCGACGGCGTGCTGGCGATCGAGCTCAATCCGCTGTCGCAACTGCCGCCGGTGCCAGTGATCGGGCTGGTGGGCGTCGAAGCGCCGAGCCGGCTGAAGGCGCTGGTCAATCTTGGTGCCACCGCGTTCCTGCGCAAGCCGGTGCACGGCGGCGCCGTGTACTCGGCGCTGTTCATGGGCGTCAACCAATTTCTCCTGCGTGGCGGGATGCAGGAGCGCCTGCAAACGCTCGAGGAGCGCCGTCGCGGCCGCAGGGCCGTGCTGCGCGCCGTGGTCCAGCGGATGCGGGACAGCGGCCTCGACGAAGACGGCGCTTACGACCAGATCCGCCGGGAGAGCATGCGCGTGAGGCAGAGCCTGGAGAGTTACTGCGAGGATCTGCTGAGCCGACGGGCGAGGCCGCCCGATTCGACTGGCCACACCGGCACTCCGCCGCTGCACCGTGGCGACAAACGAGCGATGTAG
- a CDS encoding urea ABC transporter substrate-binding protein, with product MTGTVLRGLHAAVLTGTLVLASGAALAAEKPIKLGVLEDQSGDFAVATIGKVHAIQLAADEINKAGGIMGRPLELVVYDTQSDNTRYQEFMRRVLQRDKADAVFAGFSSASREAYRPIVDQLNGLAFYNNQYEGGVCDGHMIVTGAVPEQQFSTLIPWMMEKYGKKVYTLAADYNFGQISAEWVRNIVKQHGGEMAGEEFIPLGVSQFSQSIQNIQKAKPDFVVTLLVGTAQASYYEQAASANVNLPMASSVNVGQGYEHKRFKPPSLKDMYVTTNYIEEIDSPQSKAFLAKFKAKFPNEPYVNQEAENSYLAVYLYKQMVERAKSTNRDEIRKVIAQGDVCMDAPEGKVCIDPKSQHMSHTIYLAHVNADHSIDFPKVWPDIKPYWLGEAGCDLTKKDPMAQYTPSNPPPK from the coding sequence ATGACCGGAACTGTATTACGGGGACTGCATGCCGCAGTCCTCACGGGGACGCTTGTCCTCGCGTCAGGCGCGGCGCTGGCCGCGGAGAAGCCGATCAAGCTCGGCGTGCTGGAGGATCAGTCGGGCGATTTCGCGGTGGCGACGATCGGCAAGGTCCACGCCATCCAGCTTGCCGCCGACGAGATCAACAAGGCCGGCGGCATCATGGGGCGGCCGCTCGAACTGGTAGTGTACGACACCCAGTCCGACAACACCCGCTATCAGGAGTTCATGCGCCGGGTGTTGCAGCGGGACAAGGCGGATGCGGTGTTCGCCGGATTCTCCTCGGCCTCACGCGAAGCCTATCGGCCGATCGTCGATCAGCTCAACGGTCTCGCCTTCTACAACAACCAGTATGAAGGCGGTGTTTGCGACGGCCATATGATCGTCACCGGCGCGGTGCCCGAGCAGCAGTTCTCGACGCTGATCCCGTGGATGATGGAGAAGTACGGCAAGAAGGTCTACACGCTCGCCGCAGACTACAATTTCGGCCAGATCTCGGCCGAGTGGGTGCGCAACATCGTCAAGCAGCACGGCGGCGAAATGGCCGGCGAGGAGTTCATCCCGCTCGGCGTGTCGCAGTTCTCGCAAAGCATCCAAAACATCCAGAAGGCCAAGCCGGACTTCGTGGTGACGCTGCTGGTCGGCACCGCGCAGGCATCGTATTACGAACAGGCCGCTTCCGCCAACGTCAACCTGCCGATGGCGTCCTCGGTCAACGTCGGCCAGGGCTACGAGCACAAGCGCTTCAAGCCGCCGAGCCTGAAGGACATGTACGTCACCACCAACTACATCGAGGAAATCGACTCGCCGCAGAGCAAGGCGTTCCTGGCCAAGTTCAAGGCGAAGTTCCCGAACGAGCCTTATGTCAATCAGGAGGCCGAGAACTCCTATCTGGCGGTCTATCTCTACAAGCAGATGGTGGAGCGGGCGAAGTCGACCAACCGCGACGAGATCCGCAAGGTGATCGCGCAGGGTGACGTCTGCATGGATGCGCCGGAAGGCAAGGTCTGCATCGACCCGAAGAGCCAGCACATGTCGCACACCATCTACCTGGCGCACGTCAATGCCGATCACTCGATCGACTTCCCGAAAGTCTGGCCGGACATCAAGCCGTATTGGCTGGGTGAGGCCGGCTGCGACCTGACCAAGAAGGATCCGATGGCGCAATACACGCCGTCGAACCCGCCGCCCAAATAA